The following are encoded in a window of Candidatus Paceibacterota bacterium genomic DNA:
- a CDS encoding DUF5069 domain-containing protein, translating to MALKNAPDLTQRPPRSPRVRLGGYVILPRMLDKGRATVAGRNGEYNYACPVDQRFLDFVGVKAGAVKRQLAAGKSDGEVLAWIQKHAQHKRTEPEIRMWSACQEQRAPADTESREFFHKVHSKIAPKREDISTWFDLLDLDDHVTFGGMA from the coding sequence ATGGCTCTAAAGAATGCTCCAGATCTGACTCAACGTCCGCCGCGCAGCCCGCGCGTGCGGTTAGGCGGCTACGTCATCTTGCCGCGCATGCTGGACAAAGGCCGCGCGACGGTTGCCGGCCGGAATGGCGAATACAATTACGCCTGTCCGGTTGACCAGCGTTTCCTGGATTTCGTGGGTGTCAAGGCCGGGGCGGTCAAGCGGCAGCTTGCGGCGGGCAAGAGTGACGGCGAGGTCCTTGCCTGGATTCAAAAGCACGCCCAGCACAAGCGCACAGAACCCGAAATCCGAATGTGGTCGGCCTGTCAGGAACAACGGGCGCCCGCCGATACCGAATCACGCGAGTTCTTCCACAAGGTGCACAGCAAGATTGCGCCCAAACGCGAGGACATCTCGACTTGGTTTGACTTGCTGGACCTGGATGACCACGTGACGTTCGGCGGCATGGCGTAA